From Anopheles arabiensis isolate DONGOLA chromosome 3, AaraD3, whole genome shotgun sequence, a single genomic window includes:
- the LOC120899712 gene encoding A-kinase anchor protein 9 isoform X4 — protein MNRLKLKPLKLPREANQTTSGGQQQSEEGHQGPAAKKAFATGVTSGSSIGSAGSASASKSTSSYGSRKESSVRFRLEDELLGSGSELSGEGSASASISESLSANDNHDDDSLEIMEEIIVPPVDNDHDDDDDDEQANVAEISSASVPTDGNSDDSSSSRSAEVIALNSSKKKGSIGSAIADRKRQLFDIGEDEDFLPRSAERPPSGGSGSGLFDIDRLQLSGDEIAQHFQTTVESDRSEKEDSPFPDRPKSSENEDYEDSFGQDGGEGESSVGERASGKGKSPKRPLELVQVHHAKELSPLKEDDVLINDSKVNLNALKQRNQPIVQRGGIRLEEKARSQKPPNVMAEESNNNSQDNSLNTTNDISDLAADTESERVGSVELDASSGSAARQGKLSADYRSRSVPDGIGAGKGSGAAGPSGADFTSLGPMKMSEAMSDRLSNEPSGSSSSGGSGISEDLRERILTTSKSFEEVKAQGVAAIEVLEDKTERPGGEPAKPMERVPVDQKEALEDISEESEHTVGGGGGGGGNSSNTDDEQQRIMGVKVTSRQQEGASPVPGNLIERGKEMRSILEEKLLQKQHSVVGSTIYEDNKENIPEGGSLKAGPEFDSVISLKVFQTMENEIRKLHEIIATKDVLLNAYGGRKEGGTAQGKETNSCSSRAESLREQPPCRSHNSDSISMATNSTEYRPVGELADMASAEKDLYGKIMERNQWIELLADKLKESLQERNQLQSEGEKLAAEVTQLKKQLAETVESMKLKAQSSSWAGVRPPDQESTSGGGGQRISEISIDLVSETEDGGLSDFPDLYDDPPLGATERLLEPPGCSDFSELNPMHIPLKISKQLEQFRRYLAPDEVRLFNMVQGKFDDFLTQELDKVRDGGETENRVLREQLQIERAEKEQEVNRLRQMLGSVKAGSIEIVALRTELEARHTQEMADLRTYFEKKVVDLEKQYSEEVFSQQSRRLSNDDTASEISGAEEFPEENGGYQSKHTSPRRKHKEGIYLSPTHRKITPTTIDATDASADEVLVVEIIEEQEHRHLSAEEVREFYQSKIKELNAQHERVFANLRGKLKAYEAKEQEKHVLSNQTASTSSVVKDHCSPMLTKEPQPPPTPPPPKPSVDRRPPSPTDTSDAANIHAVDAPLTNPCSSDTNKIVQERPEQVLGSIRLQTPTSVGELGSDSDLQEIIAGYERRLQEQVALARQDVLKELEVQIQALLSDSSFEDSHWPPELVLLREKFTAKSQLEIAQLQLKHEEEMARMRNDFEKQLQRKLKRHTTFDSSRGLDKIISERDNLRELSSTLRNVVGGLAKYFSICEEDLNSTVLEELHRYQQLQQQANESQQTVDLGSEDGQTHEPSAVDCSANESALNVTDVSFLASCKLLKFAPDVSGIISIIEDPSLVEYVSAKAQQQRDDGTEPENISLNLEECLERLRAEALSLLALSERIKQKSSSGTTTKEDESDRVSEKNDSCEEEDGLKRRGKALESARSFDENIGRQQDGPDRPGDAKSNGAHGCRSLPIDLAGLQLNGELNMQLHELKNRLLKSEDERKLLESELVEARSKQSSLVSELSETKQHLLELNSQRVEFSEGYGTNALLPTAQRVNNSFVELQERAKVLLGSTTGAGADQTIEDSSMLLQLVEDFCREGERYLEDGKRDRMDLQLQIEAADKQLKATRQFLEDQAAEREQERDEFVKEIERLKGAMREKEKDKVNFERASKELESMEQQVKELTTQIADRDDRLRKMEADLKDSIDKGFTLREIISELETQIESKTINEHVLETKVKELEKYIDVQNLQNESLHQEMESVRTDLAGRGYDAKIAKLEEELRQRQPSAEQSIVLEALTVQLRDIEETLDRKTKNLETLHSTSGASVGCSSPSEDVSVNQDSPLHRQRRSAGGAGGDGAAEEDGGSPNSGGDKPKVTPLPVDEVQRIFDKLHRHSRVEDVAIKRINDLEMQISNIRGGYAELQHERDVLQEKMSEQSLKISSLQTKLDEQRLRAEELHRQGTSQLTVKVHDLQNELHNLKETLQTRDKQIVNLKQFLENSQQAIARQEKELAMNQDGAERSQHEQRLEAELKAKEEEIRVLKERIKNEMINKAALPDLMETMLADKNEEIDQLKERLAQMTGKGAAANPRHDELVAAAALAKDDDGGRTLSDVVSITDCDESDMVMRRMPEQHTLEGILPAHSIPMMFLTDFCILAIKDSGTSLLPNHSKQSSVPLGGHILGGSHDSTMLNSIPLRSNFFHDVCSVVPRIPDQTRSSAPTPECVPRQIDFSLADVEGSPHLKAQRLSAPPQMLMFFGASATASGPRALVREPAFIEEIVEGEELNDAMVEAHPAQRKAPNEVNPNPEGEVESLKLSLDRVVTEKNEQIEGLKGELQEKMERIEDLQVELAARNKLYEDLMQERKELRDEVEKVKQELGRLDQQAHDMQQKEAELRVALEQVRQKEIELGEVNSRYEKVRTEAEDATKEASALRGEQQRQKLEVDTLRQQVESLNKTIGHKDELMSKLEKDLLNYSKNEEKYLEQLRSLDAKETELKIMQGNYKDRLHEIEILNEDNRFLTEDINRLKNEIARSNNSLSSNSSYVQTLKQNCTKLEEELQETKVLLTEKMLALERVRIDLTGCQQEMEDLRSTLKEKEMIIQQIGADGNSLHEALSNIQEKMQEKNVTLNGKLREEQERNAQLQSEVERLKQQLQRSDNSSSPKPFSVEEIAEQLERELNYSAQLDSSILKAIESDDMNTDDDRQGSSGAAGRKPGPSRKPSDLDELRQKLQLEMDKGKKMHELLEGEKQNSAAIQQQDAEIIEAMRIRLEAALGNETTLQRLLEEERTKNERLSRMVGGLQRTKSFDNYLLMKGGKGSPQDGSPQRRLNRSNEFETEMMARYESELKFLTAQNARERERTADLQRVLERERERFEREITERTEHGEQVKKELNRVLKEKETLELELDHEQERLELAHKEIESLEKRIGALQEAEALRSARRERTSGQNSLEYQELKLRLESVEFERNQLRDTVQSLRSEVDRRRVREAHLTEALSRENSLNAQNQQQQQIVPEEFLNKLKDLNRMLESNARENQQQAESLRFMMEERRALQQRIQELERYNVHGSGVGHYHQREDLEERANHLFGKYLRSESHRKALVHQKRYLQIVLATYEENEAKALALLNAQLPPGQMEVLALASGPRSLDSSGQPRRKSFRSIVTVIVSIERMKYLVRKWHGGRRVCAKAIFSQPFSPRRSQSASTNVWARSPGSHFVEYGTGGGGAGGIVRMERAEPIPPQVFSVSAGGGAFARTLAVPAGSPTSSSLRMSVDVLETLREHQHPHQQQHQQQAQYNRNIHGNR, from the exons ATGAATCGATTGAAGCTGAAACCACTGAAGCTTCCTCGGGAAGCGAACCAAACGACCAGCGGCGGACAGCAGCAGTCGGAAGAG GGTCACCAAGGACCTGCAGCGAAGAAAGCCTTTGCCACCGGTGTCACCAGCGGGAGTAGCATCGGCTCGGCTGGGAGTGCCAGCGCCAGTAAATCAACGTCCAGCTACGGCAGCCGCAAGGAATCGTCGGTACGGTTTCGGCTCGAGGACGAGCTGCTCGGCAGTGGCAGTGAGCTCAGCGGAGAAGGCAGTGCCAGCGCGAGCATATCGGAAAGCCTCAGCGCGAACGACAATCATGACGACGATAGTTTAGAGATTATGGAAGAAATAATAGTGCCGCCGGTAGacaacgaccacgacgacgacgatgatgacgagcAGGCGAATGTGGCCGAAATCAGTAGTGCCAGTGTGCCGACCGACGGCAACAGTGACGATAGTAGTAGCTCCAGGAGTGCGGAAGTGATTGCGTTGAATAGTTCGAAGAAGAAAGGTTCGATTGGTAGTGCCATTGCCGATCGGAAGCGACAGTTGTTCGATATCGGTGAGGACGAAGACTTTTTGCCCCGCAGTGCGGAACGGCCGCcgagtggtggtagtggtagtggtttGTTCGACATCGATCGGTTGCAGTTGTCCGGGGACGAAATTGCACAACATTTTCAAACGACAGTTGAAAGTGACCGGAGCGAGAAAGAGGACAGCCCGTTCCCTGATCGTCCGAAATCGTCCGAAAACGAAGACTACGAAGATTCCTTCGGACAGGACGGTGGGGAGGGTGAAAGTTCCGTAGGTGAACGGGCCagcgggaaaggaaaaagcCCGAAACGTCCATTGGAGCTAGTGCAAGTGCATCACGCGAAGGAACTATCGCCCCTTAAAGAGGACGACGTGCTGATAAATGATAGCAAGGTGAACTTGAACGCACTCAAGCAACGGAACCAGCCTATCGTGCAAAGGGGTGGAATAAGGCTAGAAGAAAAGGCTCGAAGCCAGAAACCACCGAACGTCATGGCGGAAGAGAGCAATAACAACAGTCAGGATAATAGTCTGAATACGACGAACGACATTTCCGACCTCGCTGCGGACACCGAGAGTGAGCGGGTGGGAAGCGTCGAACTGGACGCGTCCAGCGGTTCGGCGGCACGACAGGGAAAACTTTCCGCCGACTACCGAAGTCGTAGCGTTCCCGATGGCATAGGTGCTGGCAAAGGTAGTGGTGCCGCCGGTCCATCTGGGGCTGATTTTACGAGCTTAGGGCCGATGAAGATGTCGGAGGCGATGAGCGACCGGCTGTCGAACGAACCGTCCGGCAGTTCGTCTTCCGGTGGGAGCGGCATATCGGAAGATTTACGCGAGCGAATACTAACCACGAGCAAATCGTTCGAGGAGGTCAAGGCGCAAGGTGTCGCAGCGATAGAAGTGCTGGAAGATAAGACCGAACGACCCGGCGGAGAGCCGGCGAAACCGATGGAACGTGTGCCGGTCGATCAAAAGGAAGCGCTGGAAGACATTTCCGAGGAATCGGAGCATACAgttggaggtggtggtggtggtggtggtaactCATCGAACACGGACGACGAACAGCAAAGGATAATGGGAGTGAAGGTGACGAGCCGGCAGCAGGAGGGCGCTAGTCCCGTGCCTGGGAATCTCATCGAACGAGGCAAGGAGATGCGCTCCATTCTCGAGGAGAAGCTGCTACAGAAGCAGCACAGTGTGGTTGGCAGCACGATCTACGAGGATAATAAGGAAAATATTCCCGAAGGAGGCTCGCTAAAGGCGGGACCGGAATTCGACAGCGTCATCAGCCTGAAGGTGTTCCAAACGATGGAGAACGAGATACGCAAACTGCACGAAATCATCGCCACGAAGGATGTGCTGTTGAATGCGTACGGCGGGCGCAAGGAGGGCGGCACGGCACAGGGGAAGGAAACGAACTCGTGCAGTAGCCGTGCGGAATCGTTGCGCGAGCAGCCACCATGCCGATCGCACAACAGTGACTCGATCAGCATGGCCACCAACTCGACCGAGTATCGGCCGGTGGGTGAGCTGGCGGACATGGCCAGTGCGGAGAAGGATCTGTACGGGAAAATAATGGAGCGCAACCAGTGGATCGAGCTGCTGGCGGACAAGCTGAAGGAATCGCTGCAGGAACGCAACCAGCTGCAGTCGGAGGGCGAaaagctggcggcggaagtgACGCAGCTGAAGAAACAGCTAGCCGAAACGGTGGAGAGCATGAAGCTGAAGGCGCAGAGCAGCAGCTGGGCCGGTGTGCGACCGCCGGATCAGGAAAGCACCAGCGGCGGAGGCGGTCAACGCATCTCGGAAATATCGATCGATCTCGTGAGCGAAACCGAGGATGGTGGGCTGTCCGATTTTCCCGACCTCTATGACGATCCACCGCTAGGGGCCACCGAGCGGCTGCTCGAGCCGCCCGGGTGTAGCGATTTTTCCGAGCTCAACCCAATGCACATTCCGCTGAAGATTTCGAAACAGCTAGAACAGTTCCGCCGCTACCTGGCGCCCGACGAGGTGCGGCTGTTCAACATGGTCCAGGGGAAGTTTGATGATTTTCTTACGCAAGAGCTCGATAAAGTGCGTGACGGTGGGGAAACGGAAAATCGCGTGCTGCGGGAGCAGCTGCAGATAGAGCGGGCGGAGAAGGAGCAGGAAGTGAATCGGCTCAGACAGATGCTGGGAAGCGTAAAGGCCGGTTCGATCGAGATCGTCGCTTTGCGCACCGAGCTGGAGGCACGCCACACGCAAGAGATGGCCGATCTGCGCACGTACTTCGAGAAGAAGGTGGTCGACCTGGAGAAACAGTACTCGGAGGAGGTGTTTTCGCAGCAAAGTCGTCGCCTGTCGAACGATGATACGGCATCGGAAATATCGGGCGCGGAAGAGTTCCCGGAAGAGAACGGAGGCTACCAGTCGAAGCACACGAGCCCGCGTCGGAAGCACAAGGAGGGCATCTATCTGAGCCCAACCCACCGGAAGATAACGCCAACAACGATCGATGCAACGGACGCGAGCGCGGACGAGGTTCTTGTGGTGGAAATTATCGAGGAACAGGAG CACCGTCACTTGTCGGCGGAAGAGGTTCGTGAATTTTACCAAAGTAAAATCAAGGAACTGAACGCACAGCACGAACGAGTCTTTGCAAATCTGCGAGGGAAACTGAAAGCGTACGAAGCCAAAGAGCAGGAGAAACACGTGCTG TCTAATCAAACGGCATCCACCTCCTCCGTTGTGAAGGATCACTGCTCACCAATGCTAACAAAAGAACCACAACCaccgccaacaccaccaccacctaagCCATCGGTCGATCGTCGTCCCCCATCACCCACCGACACCTCGGACGCGGCAAACATTCATGCCGTTGATGCACCGCTAACTAACCCCTGCTCATCCGATACTAACAAGATTGTGCAGGAGCGGCCCGAACAGGTGCTCGGATCGATCCGGCTGCAAACGCCAACGTCTGTGGGAGAGTTGGGATCGGACAGTGATCTGCAGGAGATCATTGCCGGGTACGAGCGACGGCTGCAAGAGCAGGTAGCACTCGCCCGGCAAGATGTGTTGAAGGAGCTGGAAGTGCAAATACAG GCTCTTCTCAGTGACAGCTCTTTCGAAGACAGCCATTGGCCACCGGAGCTGGTTTTGCTGCGGGAAAAGTTCACGGCCAAGAGCCAGCTGGAAATCGCTCAACTGCAACTCAAACATGAAGAAGAG ATGGCCCGAATGAGGAACGACTTCGAGAAGCAGCTGCAGCGTAAGCTGAAACGCCACACAACCTTTGACTCTAGCCGGGGGCTCGACAAAATCATTAGCGAGCGTGATAACCTGCGCGAGCTCTCGTCGACGCTGCGCAATGTGGTCGGCGGGCTGGCCAAGTATTTCTCCATCTGCGAGGAGGATCTCAACAGTACGGTGCTGGAGGAGCTGCACCGTTACcagcagttgcagcagcaggccaATGAATCGCAGCAAACGGTTGACCTGGGCAGTGAGGATGGTCAGACGCACGAACCGTCGGCAGTAGACTGCAGCGCCAACGAAAGTGCACTGAACGTTACGGACGTATCGTTCCTGGCATCATGCAAACTGCTCAAATTCGCTCCCGACGTGTCCGGTATCATATCCATCATTGAGGATCCATCGCTGGTCGAGTACGTGTCGGCaaaggcgcagcagcagcgtgacgACGGCACGGAGCCGGAAAACATCTCCCTCAACCTGGAAGAGTGTCTGGAACGGTTGCGGGCGGAAGCGCTCAGTCTGCTTGCCCTGTCCGAGCGTATCAAGCAAAAGTCGTCCAGCGGTACCACCACGAAAGAGGACGAGTCCGATCGGGTGTCCGAAAAGAATGACAGCTGCGAGGAGGAAGATGGTTTGAAACGGCGCGGCAAAGCGCTCGAAAGTGCACGCTCGTTCGATGAGAACATTGGGCGACAACAGGATGGACCGGACCGACCGGGCGATGCGAAATCGAACGGTGCGCACGGCTGCCGTAGCCTTCCGATCGATCTGGCCGGATTGCAGCTAAACGGGGAACTGAACATGCAGCTGCACGAGCTGAAGAATCGGCTGCTCAAATCGGAAGACGAGcgcaaactgctcgaatcgGAGCTGGTCGAAGCGCGCAGCAAGCAGAGCAGTCTCGTGAGCGAGCTGTCCGAAACGAAGCAGCATCTGCTCGAGCTCAACAGCCAGCGGGTCGAGTTTAGCGAAGGCTACGGGACGAATGCGCTACTGCCGACGGCGCAGCGTGTGAACAACTCGTTCGTGGAGCTGCAGGAGCGTGCGAAGGTGCTGCTGGGCAGTACCACGGGTGCGGGGGCAGATCAAACGATCGAGGACAGTtcgatgctgctgcagctggtggAAGACTTCTGCCGGGAAGGGGAACGCTACCTGGAGGATGGCAAGCGGGACCGGATGGATTTGCAATTGCAG ATTGAAGCGGCCGATAAACAGCTTAAAGCAACGCGACAGTTCCTGGAAGATCAGGCCGCCGAACGTGAGCAGGAACGTGACGAGTTCGTCAAGGAAATCGAGCGGCTGAAGGGCGCGATGCGCGAGAAGGAAAAGGATAAGGTGAACTTTGAGCGTGCCAGCAAGGAG CTGGAATCGATGGAACAGCAGGTGAAGGAGCTTACGACGCAAATCGCCGATCGGGATGACCGGTTGCGAAAGATGGAAGCCGACCTGAAGGACTCCATCGATAAGGGTTTCACGCTGCGTGAAATTATCTCCGAGCTAGAGACGCAGATCGAAAGCAAAACCATCAACGAGCACGTGCTGGAGACGAAGGTTAAG GAGCTCGAGAAGTACATCGACGTGCAGAATCTGCAAAATGAATCACTCCACCAGGAGATGGAAAGCGTGAGGACGGACTTGGCCGGCCGCGGCTACGACGCCAAGATTGCCAAGCTGGAGGAGGAGCTGCGGCAGCGCCAACCGTCGGCCGAGCAGAGCATTGTGCTGGAGGCACTTACCGTGCAGCTGCGCGACATCGAGGAAACGCTCGACCGGAAGACGAAGAATCTGGAGACGCTTCATTCGACGTCGGGCGCTTCGGTGGGATGCAGCAGCCCTTCGGAGGACGTGTCCGTCAACCAGGACAGTCCGTTGCATCGACAGCGCAGGAGTGCCGGTGGGGCTGGTGGGGACGGTGCGGCGGAAGAAGACGGCGGTTCGCCGAATAGCGGTGGCGATAAACCGAAAGTAACGCCGCTGCCGGTCGATGAAGTGCAACGGATATTCGATAAGCTGCATCGACACTCGCGCGTTGAAGACGTGGCTATCAAGCGTATTAACGATCTGGAGATGCAAATTAGCAACATCAGAGGAGGTTATGCG gAGCTTCAACACGAACGCGATGTATTGCAAGAAAAAATGTCCGAACAATCGCTGAAAATTTCCTCCCTCCAGACAAAGCTGGACGAACAGCGGTTGCGTGCCGAAGAGCTGCACCGCCAAGGAACCTCACAGCTTACCGTCAAGGTGCACGATCTACAAAACGAGCTGCACAATCTGAAGGAAACGCTTCAAACGCGCGACAAACAGATTGTCAACTTGAAACAGTTCCTCGAGAACAGTCAGCAAGCGATTGCACGGCAGGAGAAGGAACTGGCCATGAATCAGGACGGCGCCGAGCGGAGCCAGCACGAGCAACGGCTCGAGGCGGAACTGAAAGCGAAGGAGGAGGAGATCCGTGTGCTGAAGGAACGCATCAAGAACGAGATGATCAACAAAGCCGCCCTGCCCGATCTGATGGAGACGATGCTGGCGGACAAGAATGAAGAGATCGATCAGCTGAAAGAGCGGCTGGCACAGATGACGGGTAAAGGGGCGGCAGCAAACCCGCGCCACGATGAGCtggtagctgctgctgccctggCCAAAGACGACGACGGTGGACGTACGCTGAGCGATGTCGTGTCGATAACCGATTGCGACGAGTCGGACATGGTGATGCGAAGGATGCCGGAACAGCACACACTGGAAGGTATACTTCCGGCACACAGCATTCCAATG ATGTTCCTGACCGACTTCTGTATTCTGGCGATAAAG GACTCCGGTACATCCCTGCTTCCGAACCATTCCAAACAGTCGTCCGTGCCACTGGGAGGACACATACTGGGCGGCAGCCATGATTCGACGATGCTGAACTCCATCCCACTGCGTTCGAACTTTTTCCACGACGTCTGCTCGGTCGTCCCGCGCATACCGGACCAAACACGCAGCAGTGCACCGACGCCCGAGTGTGTACCGCGGCAAATAGATTTTTCGTTGGCCGATGTCGAAGGTTCACCCCATCTTAAAGCCCAGCGTCTGTCGGCACCTCCgcaaatgttaatgtttttcgGTGCCAGCGCAACAGCCAGCGGTCCGAGAGCGTTAGTTCGCGAGCCAGCCTTCATCGAGGAGATTGTTGAAGGGGAAGAATTGAACGACGCTATGGTGGAAGCGCATCCAGCTCAACGGAAAGCACCAAATGAAGTAAATCCAAACCCGGAGGGAGAGGTGGAGTCCCTAAAACTAAGCTTGGACCGCGTTGTGACGGAAAAGAACGAACAGATTGAGGGGTTGAAAGGTGAGCTGCAGGAGAAAATGGAGCGGATCGAGGATCTGCAGGTTGAGCTCGCTGCCCGCAACAAGTTGTACGAAGATCTGATGCAGGAGCGCAAAGAGCTGCGGGATGAGGTGGAAAAGGTAAAGCAAGAGCTGGGTCGGCTCGATCAGCAGGCCCACGATATGCAGCAGAAGGAAGCAGAGCTGAGGGTGGCGTTGGAACAGGTCCGGCAGAAAGAGATCGAACTGGGCGAGGTGAACTCCAGGTACGAGAAGGTACGCACCGAAGCGGAGGACGCCACGAAAGAAGCAAGCGCGCTGCGAGGCGAACAGCAGCGACAAAAGCTGGAGGTCGATACCCTTCGCCAGCAAGTGGAATCGCTCAACAAAACCATCGGCCACAAGGATGAGCTGATGTCGAAGCTGGAAAAGGATCTGCTAAACTATAGCAAAAACGAGGAGAAGTATCTCGAGCAGCTGCGATCGCTCGATGCGAAAGAGACGGAGCTGAAAATAATGCAGGGCAACTACAAGGACCGGCTGCACGAGATCGAGATACTGAACGAGGACAATCGATTCCTGACGGAGGATATCAACCGGCTGAAGAACGAGATCGCTCGCAGCAACAACTCGCTCAGCTCGAACTCCTCGTACGTGCAGACGCTGAAGCAAAACTGCACCAAACTCGAGGAAGAGCTGCAGGAAACGAAGGTTTTGCTGACGGAGAAGATGTTGGCCCTCGAGCGTGTAAGAATCGATCTAACCGGATGTCAGCAGGAGATGGAAGATTTACGCTCCACGCTGAAGGAAAAAGAGATGATCATACAGCAGATCGGTGCCGATGGAAACAGTCTGCACGAGGCGCTCTCAAACATTCAGGAAAAGATGCAGGAGAAAAACGTAACGCTCAACGGTAAACTGCGCGAGGAGCAGGAGCGTAATGCGCAGCTGCAGTCGGAGGTGGAGCGGCTGAAGCAACAGCTGCAGCGCAGCGACAATTCCTCTAGCCCGAAACCATTCTCGGTGGAAGAAATAGCCGAACAGCTCGAACGGGAGCTTAACTACTCGGCCCAGCTGGACTCGAGCATTTTGAAGGCGATCGAGAGCGACGATATGAACACGGATGATGATCGGCAGGGCAGCTCCGGAGCGGCGGGAAGAAAGCCGGGCCCATCGCGGAAACCCTCCGATCTGGACGAGCTAAGACAAAAGCTGCAGCTAGAGATGGACAAAGGCAAAAAGATGCACGAACTGCTGGAAGGAGAGAAGCAAAACTCGGCCGCCATCCAGCAGCAGGATGCGGAAATCATTGAAGCGATGCGCATTCGGCTAGAAGCCGCGCTCGGTAACGAGACCACCCTGCAGCGGCTGTTGGAAGAGGAGCGTACGAAAAACGAGCGCCTGTCGCGGATGGTCGGCGGACTGCAGCGGACGAAATCGTTCGACAACTATCTGCTCATGAAGGGTGGCAAGGGTTCACCGCAGGATGGTTCGCCGCAGCGACGCCTGAACCGTAGCAACGAGTTCGAAACGGAGATGATGGCCCGGTACGAAAGTGAGCTTAAGTTCCTGACGGCACAGAATGCGCGCGAGCGCGAACGAACCGCCGATCTGCAGCGGGTGCTGGAGCGAGAACGCGAACGCTTCGAGCGAGAAATCACCGAGCGCACCGAGCACGGCGAACAGGTGAAGAAGGAGCTGAATCGAGTGTTGAAGGAGAAGGAAACGCTCGAGCTGGAGCTGGACCACGAGCAGGAACGGCTCGAGCTGGCGCACAAGGAGATCGAAAGCTTGGAAAAGCGCATCGGTGCGCTGCAGGAAGCGGAAGCGCTTCGGTCGGCCCGTCGCGAACGTACCTCCGGGCAGAATTCGCTCGAATATCAGGAGCTGAAGCTAAGGCTGGAGAGCGTGGAGTTTGAGCGTAACCAGCTGCGCGATACGGTACAGAGCCTCCGGTCGGAGGTGGATCGAAGGCGCGTGCGGGAAGCGCACCTAACGGAAGCGCTTTCGCGCGAAAACTCGCTTAACGCacaaaaccagcagcagcaacagatcGTGCCGGAGGAATTCCTGAACAAGCTGAAGGATCTGAACCGCATGCTGGAGTCAAATGCCCGTGAAAACCAGCAGCAGGCGGAATCGCTCCGCTTCATGATGGAGGAACGGCGGGCACTGCAGCAGCGCATCCAGGAGCTGGAACGTTACAACGTGCACGGCAGTGGCGTGGGCCACTATCACCAACGCGAAGACCTGGAGGAGCGGGCGAACCACCTGTTCGGGAAGTACCTACGCTCGGAGAGCCACCGGAAGGCACTAGTTCACCAGAAGCGCTACCTACAGATCGTGCTGGCCACGTACGAGGAAAACGAAGCGAAAGCGCTTGCCCTCCTCAACGCTCAGCTACCGCCTGGTCAGATGGAAGTGCTCGCGCTGGCCAGCGGTCCCCGATCGCTGGACTCTTCCGGGCAGCCGCGCCGCAAGTCGTTCCGCTCGATCGTGACCGTCATTGTGTCGATCGAGCGGATGAAGTATCTCGTGCGCAAATGGCACGGCGGGCGGCGGGTTTGCGCGAAGGCCATCTTCTCGCAACCGTTCAGCCCGCGGCGCTCGCAGTCGGCCAGCACGAACGTTTGGGCCCGGTCGCCCGGCTCACACTTTGTCGAGTACGGGACGGGAGGTGGCGGCGCTGGTGGGATCGTGCGGATGGAGCGGGCCGAACCGATACCGCCGCAAGTGTTCAGTGTCTCGGCCGGTGGCGGCGCCTTTGCGAGAACACTAGCCGTGCCGGCTGGATCGCCAACCTCCTCCTCGCTGCGCATGTCCGTCGACGTTCTCGAGACGCTCCGGGAGCATCAGCatccgcaccagcagcagcatcagcagcaagcGCAATACAATCGGAATATCCATGGCAATCGATAG